The window GAGGAGTGAAAAAGGCATATGAATAAACCTGCTTTGGCGATCTTTTTTATAATGGTGCTGATAATTATAAACGGCATCTTTTCTGCCGGGGAGTTTGCTATTGTTTCGTTGAGGAAAAGTAAGATCAAAGAGCTTATAAAGGCGAAAAAGGAAAAAGGGTCCGAGACGCTCCTCGAAATGAAAGAGAACCCGGAAAGGTTTCTATCTGCCGTACAGATAGGCATCACCCTCTGCGGTACTCTCGCATCCGCTATCGGAGGCATTATTTCTGTTCAATACATTAAACCTTTCATCAACCAGATCCCCTATATCCGGGTTTTTGATGATACCCTGTCGGTTGTTGTTGTGGTGGGGATACTGACCTACCTCTTCCTTGTCATCGGCGAGCTGGTTCCAAAGTATATAGGCATGAATTATAAGGAAAAGGTTGCTTTGTGGATTGCCCCTTTCTTCCACTTTATCGCAGGAGTGTTTTTTGTTTTTGTTAACTTCCTTTCCTTTTCCACTTTGTTGATTGTGAAGACTTTGAATCTTAAAAAGAGAGAGGAACACATCGGAGAAGGGGAGATAAAGGTATTGCTTGAGGAAGGAAGACGCAAGGGAGTATTTGATGAGACAGAAGAGAAGCTGATTCATAGTGTGTTTGAATTTGCAGACAGATCCGTAAAAGAGGTTATGGTTCCAAGACCAAATGTTTACAGTATAGACATTGAGGACGGTAAGGACGAGATAGTGAAATATATCGTTGAAAATGAGTTTTCCAGGTACCCCGTTTACAGGGAAAGTCTTGATAAGATTGTCGGTATTGTTTATCAGAAGGACATAACAAAACAGATATGGCTTCAATCGTCTTTCAGCCTGGATAAACTTCTTAAGAAGCCATATTTTGTGCCCGATACAATGGAGATAAGCATTCTTCTGAAGGAAATGCAGAAAAGACGCCAGCACCTTGCCGTTGTTGTTGACGAGTATGGAACAACGGCAGGGATTATAACGCTCGAAGACATTATGGAGGAGATATTCGGCGAGATACTGGACGAAACGGATGTGGATGATCGCATAGAAAGAT is drawn from Syntrophorhabdaceae bacterium and contains these coding sequences:
- a CDS encoding hemolysin family protein yields the protein MNKPALAIFFIMVLIIINGIFSAGEFAIVSLRKSKIKELIKAKKEKGSETLLEMKENPERFLSAVQIGITLCGTLASAIGGIISVQYIKPFINQIPYIRVFDDTLSVVVVVGILTYLFLVIGELVPKYIGMNYKEKVALWIAPFFHFIAGVFFVFVNFLSFSTLLIVKTLNLKKREEHIGEGEIKVLLEEGRRKGVFDETEEKLIHSVFEFADRSVKEVMVPRPNVYSIDIEDGKDEIVKYIVENEFSRYPVYRESLDKIVGIVYQKDITKQIWLQSSFSLDKLLKKPYFVPDTMEISILLKEMQKRRQHLAVVVDEYGTTAGIITLEDIMEEIFGEILDETDVDDRIERLKDGSIIIDASYSIRDLNNRFNLDLSESPDYETLGGFILTQLQEIPKGGEIILHG